TCAAGATTATTTTCTTACAATAAACTGATGTTAAAAATTTTTTTTATTTTCTCCCTTTTGCCCCCTTCAGAGATAAAGGCATATGATGTTCCAAATGATGCTGGTGGAAGAATTTTAGTTGAATGGAATCTCTCTCCTGATGATTCCTTGATAGATTTTTATATTCTTTTTAGACAATTTCAAAAAGAAGGAACTTGGGCTTTGCCAGAAACTGTCTCTATATTAAAAAAAGGTGAAAATTCTTTTATTGATCAAGGTTTAAAGAATGGTATTAGTTACAGATATTTTATAAGAGCTGTTAAGGGTGGAGAATTTATAGATAGCGATTATTCCAATATAGCGATTCCATCTGCCCAGTGGTTTCATAAAAAAAGATTAAGTGCTTTGATACTTTTGATTATTATTGTGAGTTTACTTTTATTTTACATTGAAAAAGCTAAAAAAGGTGAACATCTTTATATAAGAAAAATAGCTGGTTTAGATGCCATTGATGAAGCAGTGGGAAGATCAACAGAACTTGGTAAACCTTTGCTTTTTTCTCTTGGCCTTGGGACAATTGCTGAAATACCAACTATAGCAGGACTTTCTATATTAAAAAGAGTTGCAAAAAAGGCAGCGGAATATGAAACTGATTTAATTGTTCCCTGTTTTGATCCTGTTGTTTTTGTGGCTGCTCAGGAGACAGTTAAGGAGGGATATTTAGAGGCAGGAAGACCTGACCTTTATAAGGAAGGAAATGTATTTTTCCTTTCTTATGAACAATTTGGTTATGCAGCTGGTGTTGATGGAATAATGCTTAGAGAAAAACCTGGTGCAGTATTTCTGCAAGGGTATTTCTATGCTGAATCTTTAATTTTGGCAGAAACGGGTAACTCAATCGGTGCTATTCAGATTTCAGGAACAACTGCAGTTACACAGCTTCCATTTTTTGTTGCAGCCACTGATTATACTTTGATTGGTGAAGAAATGTATGCAGCGAGTGCATATCTTGAAAAGGAACCCTTATCCCTTGCTACCATAAAGGGAGAAGATTGGGTTAAAATTCTCTTAATTATTGTTATTTTAGCTGGTGTTACTCTTGAAACTCTGTCTTTTTTTGTTAAAAACCCCTTTTTACATTTTTTAAAAGAATTTTTTACAATTTTATAGAATGAAAAAAGAAATACCTTTAATAATTACCTTTATATCAGGACTTTTACTTGTAGTAGCTCTTTTTATACCCCATGAACCCTTTGGTAGTCTTCAGGAAAGATTTAATGATTGGTATATTATTGTTTCAGGTTTTACCCTAATTCTCGGTGTTGATTCTTTGCTTTTATACCACTACCGAAAAATAAAGAGAAAGGAAAAGGATGCTCCTTATTCTGCAATTCTTATTTTTAGTTTTGTTACAGTCCTTATATGGGGTATATATTCAGGTATAAAGCACGGAAATCCTTTTGCTCCTACCTCTACTTTTTTGAGATACTTCTATACATACATTTTTGTTCCACTCGGTGCTACAATGTTTGCTTTACTTTCTTTTTTTATAGCATCAGCAGCTTATAGAGCCTTTAGAGCGAGAACGTTTAATGCAACACTTTTACTTATTTCAGCAGGTCTTGTTATGCTTGGAAGGGTTCCAAAGGGAGAAGAGACAATTCCTTATTTTATTGGAATAACCTTAATTTTAATAGCCTTGATATTTGCTCTTGAAGGAATTCAGAGGGTAAACCCTTACGAAAAAGCTTTATTTTTTGTTCTTTCAATTTTATCCTTAGGAGTAATTTTCCCTTCATCTATATTACTTAAAAAGTATCTACCTTTTATAGCCGATTGGGTTATGAACATTCCCCAGCTTGGTGCTAAAAGGGGTATTTTTATTGGAATATCACTTGGAGCAATAGCAATGTC
This genomic interval from candidate division WOR-3 bacterium contains the following:
- a CDS encoding fibronectin type III domain-containing protein, whose protein sequence is MLKIFFIFSLLPPSEIKAYDVPNDAGGRILVEWNLSPDDSLIDFYILFRQFQKEGTWALPETVSILKKGENSFIDQGLKNGISYRYFIRAVKGGEFIDSDYSNIAIPSAQWFHKKRLSALILLIIIVSLLLFYIEKAKKGEHLYIRKIAGLDAIDEAVGRSTELGKPLLFSLGLGTIAEIPTIAGLSILKRVAKKAAEYETDLIVPCFDPVVFVAAQETVKEGYLEAGRPDLYKEGNVFFLSYEQFGYAAGVDGIMLREKPGAVFLQGYFYAESLILAETGNSIGAIQISGTTAVTQLPFFVAATDYTLIGEEMYAASAYLEKEPLSLATIKGEDWVKILLIIVILAGVTLETLSFFVKNPFLHFLKEFFTIL